A region from the Brassica napus cultivar Da-Ae chromosome C8, Da-Ae, whole genome shotgun sequence genome encodes:
- the LOC106359996 gene encoding transcription factor TT2: MMRKRESSRVKKEELNRGAWTDQEDKILKDYIMFHGEGKWSTLPNQAGLKRCGKSCRLRWKNYLRPGIKRGNISSDEEELIIRLHNLLGNRWSLIAGRLPGRTDNEIKNHWNSNLRKRLPKSQTNQQKSRKHSNNNNMNKVSVIRPKAIRCPKALTFQKQSSIGSTSLLTVKENVIDQQASSPSSLGDLKIDFDKIQSEYLFSDLMDFDGLGCGNVMSLVSSDEVLGDYVSADASCLGNLDLNRPFTSCLQEDCLWDFNC; the protein is encoded by the exons AtgatgagaaagagagaaagtagTAGGGTGAAGAAAGAGGAGTTAAACAGAGGAGCTTGGACCGATCAAGAAGACAAGATCCTTAAAGACTATATCATGTTCCACGGCGAAGGAAAATGGAGCACACTCCCAAACCAAGCTG GTCTCAAGAGGTGTGGCAAAAGCTGCAGACTTCGGTGGAAGAACTACTTGAGACCAGGCATAAAGCGCGGAAACATCTCATCTGATGAAGAAGAACTTATAATCCGCCTCCATAATCTCCTTGGAAACAG ATGGTCGTTGATAGCTGGGAGGCTTCCAGGGCGAACAGACAATGAAATAAAGAACCACTGGAACTCAAACCTCCGCAAAAGACTTCCAAAATCACAAACCAACCAACAGAAAAGTCGAAAACattccaacaacaacaacatgaatAAAGTATCTGTTATACGTCCAAAGGCGATTAGGTGCCCAAAGGCTCTGACATTTCAGAAGCAGAGTAGTATTGGTAGTACCAGTCTTCTTACTGTGAAGGAAAACGTGATTGATCAACAAGCTAGTTCTCCTTCATCGTTGGGAGATcttaaaatcgattttgataAAATTCAGTCTGAGTATCTCTTCTCTGATCTGATGGACTTTGATGGTTTGGGTTGTGGAAACGTAATGTCTCTTGTTTCATCTGACGAGGTGCTGGGAGATTATGTTTCGGCTGATGCTTCTTGTCTGGGTAATCTTGATCTTAATAGACCTTTCACTTCTTGTCTTCAAGAAGATTGTCTCTGGGACTTTAATTGTTAG